A single genomic interval of Argopecten irradians isolate NY chromosome 8, Ai_NY, whole genome shotgun sequence harbors:
- the LOC138330412 gene encoding very long chain fatty acid elongase 4-like isoform X1 has protein sequence MEVLQDKYYEFQKFWDWAVSISDPRVKDWPLMQSYTPTIALTILYIFSVIVGKRVMANRDPIKFKYTLFFYNLGLIILNFHISATLFISAYRAGYSLQCQSVKYSYDVNEYNIACALWWFYISKLVEMMDTIFFVLRKKNNQISFLHVYHHASMFPLWFIGVKWVAGGQSFFGAMINSFIHVLMYSYYGLSALGPHMQKYLWWKRYLTILQLLQFFIGMVYGFQSLYLGCDFPLWMQYTGLVYGVTIITLFFNFYIQAYIKKKPHAHAQKQSRSSAKGEVNGKSTENGSSSVNGSSVANGHMETKKDK, from the exons ATGGAGGTCCTACAAGACAAGTATTACGAGTTCCAGAAATTCTGGGATTGGGCCGTATCAATATCAG ATCCCAGAGTGAAGGACTGGCCCCTGATGCAGAGTTACACTCCAACTATAGCTTTGACCATTCTCTACATATTCTCAGTCATCGTCGGCAAGCGCGTCATGGCCAACAGAGATCCAATCAAATTCAAATACACACTTTTCTTCTATAATCTCGGACTTATTATTCTGAATTTCCATATATCTGCCACA CTATTTATATCGGCGTACAGGGCAGGATACAGTTTACAATGCCAGTCTGTCAAATACTCATACGACGTCAATGAATACAAT ATTGCCTGTGCCCTATGGTGGTTTTACATATCGAAGCTAGTGGAAATGATGGACACTATATTTTTCGTGTtgaggaaaaaaaataatcagatTAGTTTCCTCCATGTGTACCACCACGCTTCCATGTTTCCATTGTGGTTCATTGGTGTTAAATGGGTCGCCGGTGGACAAT CATTTTTTGGTGCCATGATCAATTCcttcatacatgtattgatgtaCTCGTACTATGGGTTGTCTGCCCTTGGTCCTCACATGCAGAAGTACCTATGGTGGAAACGTTACCTCACTATTCTACAGTTG TTACAATTCTTTATTGGGATGGTGTATGGATTTCAAAGTCTGTATCTGGGCTGTGATTTCCCTCTCTGGATGCAGTATACAGGCTTAGTATATGGTGTCACAATAATCACACTGTTCTTCAACTTTTATATACAAGCCTATATAAAGAAGAAGCCCCATGCTCATGCACAG AAACAATCAAGATCGTCTGCAAAGGGAGAAGTGAACGGCAAATCTACAGAAAACGGATCGAGTTCTGTGAATGGTTCATCTGTTGCTAATGGTCATATGGAAACAAAAAAGGATAAATGA
- the LOC138330412 gene encoding very long chain fatty acid elongase 4-like isoform X2, translating to MEVLQDKYYEFQKFWDWAVSISDPRVKDWPLMQSYTPTIALTILYIFSVIVGKRVMANRDPIKFKYTLFFYNLGLIILNFHISATLFISAYRAGYSLQCQSVKYSYDVNEYNIACALWWFYISKLVEMMDTIFFVLRKKNNQISFLHVYHHASMFPLWFIGVKWVAGGQSFFGAMINSFIHVLMYSYYGLSALGPHMQKYLWWKRYLTILQLIQFVVGIIHAAQSLFFRCDFPEWMHWALCLYAFSILLLFLNFYFHAYIVSLRRQKQSRSSAKGEVNGKSTENGSSSVNGSSVANGHMETKKDK from the exons ATGGAGGTCCTACAAGACAAGTATTACGAGTTCCAGAAATTCTGGGATTGGGCCGTATCAATATCAG ATCCCAGAGTGAAGGACTGGCCCCTGATGCAGAGTTACACTCCAACTATAGCTTTGACCATTCTCTACATATTCTCAGTCATCGTCGGCAAGCGCGTCATGGCCAACAGAGATCCAATCAAATTCAAATACACACTTTTCTTCTATAATCTCGGACTTATTATTCTGAATTTCCATATATCTGCCACA CTATTTATATCGGCGTACAGGGCAGGATACAGTTTACAATGCCAGTCTGTCAAATACTCATACGACGTCAATGAATACAAT ATTGCCTGTGCCCTATGGTGGTTTTACATATCGAAGCTAGTGGAAATGATGGACACTATATTTTTCGTGTtgaggaaaaaaaataatcagatTAGTTTCCTCCATGTGTACCACCACGCTTCCATGTTTCCATTGTGGTTCATTGGTGTTAAATGGGTCGCCGGTGGACAAT CATTTTTTGGTGCCATGATCAATTCcttcatacatgtattgatgtaCTCGTACTATGGGTTGTCTGCCCTTGGTCCTCACATGCAGAAGTACCTATGGTGGAAACGTTACCTCACTATTCTACAGTTG atTCAGTTTGTGGTGGGAATCATACACGCTGCTCAGTCCCTGTTTTTCCGTTGTGATTTCCCAGAATGGATGCATTGGGCACTCTGCCTATACGCCTTCAGCATACTTTTGCTGTTCTTGAATTTCTACTTCCATGCCTATATCGTATCATTAAGGCGCCAG AAACAATCAAGATCGTCTGCAAAGGGAGAAGTGAACGGCAAATCTACAGAAAACGGATCGAGTTCTGTGAATGGTTCATCTGTTGCTAATGGTCATATGGAAACAAAAAAGGATAAATGA
- the LOC138330411 gene encoding very long chain fatty acid elongase 4-like, with protein sequence MWSVTRLYHEYTWVMKEATDPRTSGWLLMSSPIPTVSLVILYLIVVVQGQRWMRDRKALEIKNGLMVYNFCLVLLNTYIFYEFLMTTWLNPGFNKFCQIMDYSNDELPLRLANACWWFYFSKIIEFMDTVFFVLRKKNRQISFLHVYHHSTMPLLWWIGVKFVPGGESYLSGSINSFIHILMYSYYFLAAMGPQMQKFLWWKRYMTALQLVQFWWIFGHTVYALYLSCGYPNGYNWALVCYVMSHIFLFTNFYYQTYTKKAQSRKAKARKDGAPDKAHTASHNGAPDKAHTASHNGVSNGNMNGDMHGN encoded by the exons ATGTGGTCAGTAACTCGACTCTACCATGAATATACCTGGGTTATGAAAGAGGCTACAG ATCCTCGTACCTCCGGATGGCTGTTGATGTCGTCGCCGATACCTACAGTTTCCTTGGTGATATTATACCTAATCGTTGTGGTACAGGGCCAACGATGGATGCGGGACAGAAAGGCTCTCGAAATTAAAAATGGTCTCATGGTGTATAACTTCTGCCTGGTCCTTCTTAATACTTACATATTTTACGAG TTTTTGATGACCACTTGGCTAAACCCAGGCTTCAATAAGTTTTGTCAGATTATGGACTATTCCAATGATGAGCTACCTCTCAGG CTAGCGAATGCCTGCTGGTGGTTCTATTTCTCCAAAATAATAGAATTTATGGACACA GTTTTCTTTGTGCTTCGTAAGAAGAATCGACAGATATCCTTTCTACATGTGTACCATCATTCTACGATGCCTCTACTCTGGTGGATTGGAGTAAAGTTTGTACCTGGAGGGGAGT CCTACCTGTCTGGGAGTATCAACAGTTTCATCCATATCCTTATGTATTCCTACTACTTTCTGGCCGCGATGGGACCTCAGATGCAGAAGTTTCTGTGGTGGAAGCGCTATATGACGGCACTTCAGCTG GTGCAGTTTTGGTGGATATTTGGTCATACAGTGTATGCCTTGTACTTGAGCTGCGGCTACCCTAACGGCTATAACTGGGCCTTAGTGTGTTATGTGATGTCACACATCTTCCTGTTCACCAACTTCTACTACCAGACTTACACCAAGAAGGCACAATCACGCAAGGCCAAAGCCCGCAAAGATGGGGCCCCAGACAAGGCCCATACAGCCTCTCACAATGGGGCCCCAGACAAGGCCCATACAGCCTCTCACAATGGGGTATCCAACGGAAATATGAATGG TGACATGCATGGGAATTGA